From the genome of Ignavibacteriales bacterium, one region includes:
- the rocF gene encoding arginase, producing the protein MKHVLPSRYVDLIGFPMDLGAGRRGVDMGPSALRIANIKQRLESLGYTVEDLGDLFIRNQELQTIKNPKLKYLGEIVRTCELLARRVEKSLEQNHFPLCMGGDHSMAIGTLAGVAAHCKKKKHELGLIWIDAHADMNTEETTPSGNIHGMSVAASLGLGNKLLTQIHGLSPKIKPENVTFIGIRSLDHEERETIKRLGLKVYTMTEIDRKGINFIINKILKDYKSRVQHIHVSFDVDSIDPSEAPGVGTPVSGGLSYREAHLLMETIAECGCMSSLEVAEVNPILDTRNRSAEITAELVASSMGLRIL; encoded by the coding sequence ATGAAGCATGTTTTACCAAGCAGATATGTTGACCTTATCGGATTTCCGATGGATCTTGGTGCCGGACGGCGCGGCGTTGATATGGGTCCATCTGCGCTTCGCATAGCAAATATAAAACAGCGATTGGAAAGTTTGGGATACACAGTTGAAGACCTCGGCGATCTGTTTATTCGCAATCAAGAATTACAAACAATCAAAAATCCAAAGTTAAAATATCTCGGCGAGATTGTTAGAACATGTGAACTGCTTGCGCGACGGGTTGAAAAATCTCTTGAACAAAATCATTTTCCGCTTTGTATGGGCGGAGATCACTCAATGGCAATAGGCACTCTTGCCGGTGTTGCCGCTCATTGTAAAAAGAAAAAACATGAACTCGGTTTGATCTGGATTGACGCTCATGCAGATATGAATACAGAAGAAACAACTCCTTCTGGAAATATACACGGGATGAGCGTTGCCGCATCACTTGGTTTAGGGAATAAATTGTTGACTCAAATTCATGGACTCTCACCAAAAATAAAACCTGAGAATGTTACATTTATTGGAATTAGAAGTTTGGATCATGAAGAAAGAGAAACGATCAAACGACTTGGTCTTAAAGTATATACAATGACGGAGATTGACCGCAAGGGAATAAATTTTATTATAAATAAAATTTTAAAAGATTATAAATCTCGAGTTCAGCATATACATGTCAGTTTTGATGTTGACAGCATTGATCCATCCGAAGCGCCTGGAGTCGGAACTCCTGTAAGCGGAGGATTGAGCTACCGCGAAGCTCACCTGCTAATGGAAACAATTGCCGAATGCGGATGTATGTCCTCTCTTGAAGTTGCCGAAGTCAATCCCATTCTTGATACACGCAATAGAAGTGCTGAAATTACTGCCGAATTGGTTGCTTCAAGTATGGGATTACGAATATTATGA
- a CDS encoding PspC domain-containing protein, with protein sequence MLEEENKNSAEENLFDKMANEQSPVPLKKLQRSKSNVVIAGVCSGIAEYLKMDPATIRIIALLTVLLGGWSAIAYIITSLLLPIDQNPKQLSSAEINSIRKVNFRTILSGLLILIGFHFALVYIGIGSGERIFILPNGFVFPFASMIFGITLLRKNVSPYDVTWFHNTENYSRSRSDKIIFGICGGFGKYLNIDAAALRIIFILATLLTLGLFAIAYIYFGLSTPYEMEQKFE encoded by the coding sequence ATGCTTGAAGAAGAAAATAAAAACTCTGCTGAAGAAAATTTATTTGATAAGATGGCAAACGAGCAGTCGCCCGTTCCTCTTAAAAAACTACAGCGATCTAAGAGTAATGTAGTGATTGCGGGTGTCTGTTCCGGTATTGCTGAATATTTGAAAATGGATCCGGCAACCATTCGTATAATTGCATTACTGACTGTTTTACTCGGCGGATGGAGCGCGATTGCGTATATAATTACATCTTTACTTTTACCAATTGATCAGAACCCGAAACAGTTATCGAGTGCAGAAATTAATTCAATCCGAAAAGTAAATTTTAGAACTATTTTAAGCGGTTTATTGATCCTTATAGGATTCCATTTCGCACTGGTTTATATAGGAATCGGAAGCGGAGAAAGAATTTTCATTCTTCCAAACGGATTTGTTTTTCCTTTTGCTTCAATGATCTTTGGAATAACATTGCTCAGAAAGAATGTATCGCCGTATGATGTTACATGGTTTCATAATACAGAAAATTATTCACGCTCTAGGAGTGATAAAATTATTTTTGGCATCTGCGGCGGTTTCGGCAAATATTTAAATATTGATGCCGCCGCCTTAAGAATAATTTTTATTTTAGCCACGCTTTTAACACTTGGATTATTTGCCATCGCTTATATTTATTTCGGTCTATCCACTCCTTACGAAATGGAACAAAAATTTGAATAA
- a CDS encoding sigma-70 family RNA polymerase sigma factor translates to MSKFKELSDIELMHEIARFESRALEELYDRYSSLLYTIIKKISPDQAAAEKILVEVFVIIWRKIQKFDFKTGNVFSWLITLARNKAVDTLRRDRSANSNVIQYDDDYEDNYILPTFAKEMDSLDFNTAFTIKPKIERSLAKLTDTQKYVLHLAYYEGYTIDEIADKLNVPVETVRGKVMTALHSLRDYLVRE, encoded by the coding sequence TTGAGCAAGTTTAAAGAACTTTCAGATATAGAATTGATGCATGAGATTGCACGTTTTGAATCGCGTGCACTGGAAGAATTGTACGACCGATATTCGTCCTTGTTATACACAATCATTAAAAAAATATCACCGGATCAGGCTGCGGCTGAAAAAATTCTTGTTGAAGTATTTGTAATCATCTGGCGAAAGATCCAAAAATTTGATTTCAAAACTGGAAATGTCTTCAGCTGGCTTATTACTTTAGCGCGAAACAAAGCGGTGGATACTTTGAGAAGAGACCGTTCAGCAAATTCAAATGTAATTCAATATGACGACGATTATGAAGACAACTATATTCTTCCAACATTTGCCAAAGAGATGGATAGTTTAGATTTTAATACGGCGTTTACAATCAAACCAAAAATTGAAAGATCATTAGCTAAACTTACCGATACTCAAAAATATGTTTTACACTTAGCATATTATGAAGGATACACGATTGACGAGATTGCGGATAAATTGAACGTTCCGGTTGAAACGGTACGCGGAAAAGTTATGACTGCGCTGCATAGTTTAAGAGATTATCTGGTGAGGGAATAA
- the alaS gene encoding alanine--tRNA ligase, with protein MTSNEIRQNFLDFFKDKEHRIVPSAPVVPYDDPTLLFTNAGMNQFKDVFLGTGTREYKRAADTQKCIRVSGKHNDLEEVGHDTYHHTFFEMLGNWSFGDYYKKEAIGWAWELLTEVWKLPKDRLWATVYRTDDEALNFWKSETDINPAHILKFDEKDNFWEMGDTGPCGPCSEIHINLSDDLNASHLVNAGSPLCIEIWNLVFIQYNRDANGTLHDLPAKHVDTGMGFERVCAVLQNKKSNYDTDVFMPIINEIAKLSGAQYDEKLSVDDNSHVGQSNISMRVIADHIRTLTFAIGDGATPGNEGRGYVLRRLLRRAARYGRKINLKDPFLYKLVRVVVDNFSHVFPEILTNRSNIEKIIKAEEESFNATLDRGIELFDVLVKKTNAKNEKTISGDDVFKLYDTYGFPVDLTAVMAREHGFGIDETRFNELMDEQKRKSRDDSKKKTTSVIYENYLPDHVKGKTEFVGYDYDNLVNFYVKECHPIGDGVYVFDKTPFYGESGGQVGDTGKILLENGTEIKIINTYKIQDDIAHEVEFVPDPKFKDARLPLIGDFHVSVDVKRRWNIMRNHSATHFLHRAMREILGKHVQQAGSLVNQDHLRFDFTHFEKVNNAEIEAIESLVNEKIRENLPLNHHRDTPFEEAKKMGALMFFGDKYGDKVNVVQFGDFTMEFCGGTHVKNSSQIGLFKILSESSIASGVRRIEAVTGAGVEKFIKEQESKIENGELRINELHDEKKKLEKELAELQLKAKLGGLDSILASPSDINGIKIFKGKVSAANMDELKSMGDELREKMKSGVGVLISEIDGKVGIVAVVSDELIKEKKILAGNIVKQVAQIVGGSGGGKPHLATAGGKDVSKIDEALESVDKLF; from the coding sequence ATGACATCAAATGAAATCCGGCAAAATTTTTTAGATTTTTTCAAAGACAAAGAGCATAGAATTGTTCCGAGCGCCCCTGTTGTTCCGTATGACGACCCGACACTTCTTTTTACAAATGCAGGTATGAATCAATTTAAGGATGTATTTCTTGGAACCGGAACCCGCGAATATAAACGTGCTGCCGATACACAAAAGTGTATCCGTGTTTCAGGAAAACATAACGACCTTGAAGAAGTTGGACATGATACTTATCATCATACATTTTTTGAAATGCTTGGCAACTGGTCGTTTGGAGATTATTATAAAAAGGAAGCGATTGGATGGGCATGGGAACTATTGACTGAAGTTTGGAAACTTCCAAAAGATAGATTGTGGGCAACTGTTTATAGAACCGATGATGAAGCTTTAAATTTTTGGAAAAGCGAAACTGATATTAACCCGGCACACATTTTAAAATTTGACGAGAAAGATAATTTCTGGGAAATGGGTGATACGGGTCCGTGCGGTCCGTGTTCCGAGATTCACATTAACTTAAGTGATGATTTAAATGCTTCTCATTTGGTTAATGCTGGTTCTCCGCTCTGCATAGAAATTTGGAATTTGGTTTTCATTCAATATAACCGCGATGCAAACGGAACACTTCACGATCTTCCGGCAAAGCATGTTGATACCGGAATGGGTTTCGAGCGGGTTTGTGCTGTACTTCAGAATAAAAAATCGAATTACGATACAGATGTTTTCATGCCGATAATTAATGAGATTGCTAAACTTTCCGGCGCACAATATGATGAAAAATTATCTGTCGATGATAATTCCCACGTTGGGCAAAGCAATATTTCAATGAGAGTAATTGCAGATCATATACGTACGCTTACATTTGCAATTGGAGACGGTGCAACGCCCGGTAATGAAGGACGTGGTTATGTTCTCCGCCGTTTATTGAGGCGTGCGGCACGTTACGGAAGAAAAATAAATTTGAAAGATCCCTTTCTTTATAAACTTGTCCGTGTAGTTGTTGATAATTTCAGTCATGTGTTTCCGGAAATTTTAACCAATAGATCCAACATTGAAAAAATTATTAAAGCGGAAGAAGAAAGTTTTAACGCAACCCTTGACCGCGGAATAGAATTGTTCGATGTTCTAGTAAAAAAGACGAATGCTAAGAATGAAAAAACAATTTCCGGCGATGATGTATTCAAACTTTACGATACTTACGGATTTCCGGTTGATCTAACTGCAGTTATGGCTAGAGAACATGGATTTGGAATCGATGAAACCCGTTTCAATGAATTAATGGATGAACAAAAAAGAAAATCAAGAGATGATTCAAAGAAAAAAACTACATCTGTTATTTATGAGAATTATCTCCCTGACCATGTCAAAGGCAAAACTGAATTTGTGGGATATGATTATGATAATCTAGTTAACTTCTATGTAAAAGAATGTCATCCCATTGGAGATGGAGTTTATGTGTTTGATAAAACGCCTTTTTATGGTGAGTCTGGTGGTCAGGTCGGAGATACTGGAAAGATTCTATTAGAAAACGGAACTGAAATCAAAATTATTAATACATATAAAATTCAGGATGATATAGCTCATGAAGTTGAATTTGTTCCTGATCCAAAATTTAAGGATGCCAGATTACCATTGATTGGAGATTTTCATGTTTCGGTAGATGTTAAGCGCCGCTGGAATATAATGCGCAATCATTCTGCAACACATTTTCTACATAGAGCAATGAGAGAAATTCTCGGCAAACATGTTCAGCAGGCAGGTTCACTTGTTAATCAAGACCATCTCCGTTTCGATTTCACACACTTTGAGAAAGTAAACAATGCCGAAATTGAAGCGATCGAATCTTTGGTAAATGAAAAGATTAGAGAAAATTTACCGTTAAATCATCACCGGGATACGCCGTTTGAAGAAGCAAAGAAGATGGGTGCTTTGATGTTCTTCGGCGATAAATACGGTGATAAGGTTAATGTAGTTCAGTTCGGCGATTTCACAATGGAATTCTGCGGCGGAACTCATGTTAAGAACAGTTCGCAGATTGGCTTGTTTAAAATATTAAGTGAGTCCTCCATTGCAAGCGGTGTAAGAAGAATTGAAGCCGTTACCGGCGCCGGTGTTGAAAAGTTTATTAAAGAACAGGAATCGAAAATTGAAAATGGCGAATTGAGAATTAATGAGTTGCATGATGAGAAGAAAAAATTGGAAAAAGAATTAGCTGAACTTCAACTTAAAGCCAAGCTTGGAGGGCTCGATTCAATTCTGGCCTCTCCTTCCGATATTAATGGTATTAAAATTTTTAAAGGAAAAGTTTCTGCTGCCAACATGGATGAATTGAAATCGATGGGAGATGAACTTCGTGAAAAAATGAAGAGCGGCGTCGGTGTTTTAATTTCTGAAATTGATGGCAAAGTTGGAATTGTTGCTGTTGTGAGTGATGAGTTAATAAAAGAGAAAAAAATTCTTGCCGGAAATATTGTTAAACAAGTTGCTCAAATTGTTGGCGGAAGCGGCGGCGGAAAACCTCATCTTGCAACTGCCGGCGGAAAAGATGTTTCCAAAATTGATGAGGCATTAGAATCTGTAGATAAACTGTTTTAG
- a CDS encoding tetratricopeptide repeat protein gives MKEMLLKKFLFHFVNDQRKDKKFCFILGAGASKQSGIRTGSELAKLWIDELIQMESESAIQDWLQKENIPPDDLAQGYSKIYDKRFEVDPRDGFSFLEKEMENIDPSCGYSVLANILSSTEHKIVITTNFDSLCEDALFIYTQKKPLVVGHEALANFIRPFGSRPVVIKIHRDLFLSPKSNNEDTCSLADGFKKNLTDIFKYYTPIVIGYGGNDGSLMNYLSELSAIEGGLFWFYHKDHSLSEKISKIVEKFNGYAVPIDGFDELMIQLGDKLNYAPMDTKIIEFSEVRAKKYREQFDAINKGINLAGETKQALKNIVERTEVKNWWYYQQLINNETDIAKQNELYKEYLSILPNSPELTGNYAIFLDDIRKNYEEAEKYYKKALELEPSNANNNGSYAIFLKNIRKNYEEAEKYYKKALELDPSNANNNGNYANFLNDIRKNYEEAEKYYKKALDLDPSNATFNGNYAIFLNDFRKNYEEAEKYFKKALGLDPSNATNNGNYAIFLKNIRKNYEEAEKYYKKALELEPSNANNNGSYAYFLNDIRKNYEEAEKYYKKALDLDPSNVTNNGNYAIFLKNFRKNYKEAEKYYKKALELDPSNANNNGNYANFLNDIRKNYEEAEKYYKKALDLDPSNANNNGNYAKFLIEMERLNEARNFIDIALNINKDEKEKTVSLELHFYCYAVYWKEYSEAKQNVLNLLQEGVRSPDWDLEGVIKISAKLGHPELEEVKRLAKIISEKNKGV, from the coding sequence ATGAAAGAAATGTTATTAAAGAAATTTTTGTTCCACTTTGTAAATGATCAAAGAAAGGACAAGAAATTCTGTTTCATCTTAGGAGCGGGCGCATCTAAACAATCCGGAATAAGAACCGGAAGTGAGCTGGCTAAATTATGGATAGATGAATTAATTCAGATGGAAAGTGAAAGTGCAATTCAAGATTGGCTGCAAAAAGAAAATATTCCTCCAGATGATCTTGCCCAAGGATATTCAAAAATTTACGATAAAAGATTTGAAGTAGACCCTCGTGATGGATTTTCATTCCTTGAAAAGGAGATGGAGAATATTGATCCAAGCTGCGGATATTCTGTCCTCGCGAACATTCTATCTTCAACCGAACATAAAATAGTTATTACAACCAATTTTGATTCCCTTTGCGAGGATGCATTATTTATTTATACACAGAAAAAACCTTTAGTTGTTGGGCACGAAGCATTAGCGAATTTTATTAGACCATTCGGTTCAAGACCTGTGGTAATAAAAATTCACCGCGATCTTTTTCTTTCTCCTAAGAGTAATAATGAAGATACTTGTTCACTCGCCGATGGCTTTAAAAAGAATCTTACAGATATCTTCAAATATTATACACCAATTGTTATTGGCTACGGTGGTAATGATGGTAGTCTTATGAATTACTTAAGTGAATTGAGTGCAATTGAAGGAGGATTATTTTGGTTTTACCATAAAGATCATTCCTTATCAGAAAAGATTTCTAAAATAGTTGAAAAATTTAACGGCTATGCCGTGCCTATTGATGGATTTGATGAACTTATGATACAGCTTGGAGATAAACTAAACTATGCGCCTATGGACACGAAGATAATTGAATTTTCTGAAGTGAGAGCAAAAAAATATAGAGAACAGTTTGATGCAATTAATAAGGGAATAAACTTAGCAGGGGAAACAAAACAAGCTCTTAAAAATATTGTTGAACGCACAGAAGTGAAGAATTGGTGGTACTACCAGCAATTGATTAATAATGAAACAGATATCGCAAAGCAAAATGAATTATATAAAGAATATCTTTCAATTTTACCAAATAGTCCTGAACTGACAGGCAACTATGCTATTTTCTTGGATGACATTCGAAAGAATTATGAAGAAGCTGAGAAGTATTATAAGAAAGCTTTAGAACTTGAGCCTAGTAATGCAAACAATAATGGCAGCTATGCTATTTTCTTGAAGAACATTCGAAAAAATTATGAAGAAGCGGAGAAATATTATAAGAAAGCATTAGAACTTGATCCTAGTAATGCAAACAACAATGGCAACTATGCTAATTTCTTGAATGATATTCGAAAGAATTATGAAGAAGCTGAGAAGTATTATAAGAAAGCATTAGACCTTGATCCCAGTAATGCAACCTTCAATGGCAACTATGCTATTTTTTTGAATGATTTTCGAAAGAATTATGAAGAAGCTGAGAAGTATTTTAAGAAAGCATTAGGGCTTGATCCCAGTAATGCAACTAACAATGGCAACTATGCTATTTTCTTGAAGAACATTCGAAAGAATTATGAAGAAGCTGAGAAGTATTATAAGAAAGCTTTAGAACTTGAGCCTAGTAATGCAAACAATAATGGCAGCTATGCTTATTTCTTGAATGATATTCGAAAGAATTATGAAGAAGCTGAGAAGTATTATAAGAAAGCATTAGACCTTGATCCTAGTAATGTAACCAATAATGGCAACTATGCTATTTTCTTGAAGAACTTTCGAAAGAATTATAAAGAAGCAGAGAAATATTATAAGAAAGCATTAGAACTTGATCCTAGTAATGCAAACAACAATGGCAACTATGCTAATTTTTTGAATGATATTCGAAAGAATTATGAAGAAGCTGAGAAGTATTATAAGAAAGCATTAGACCTTGACCCTAGTAATGCAAACAATAATGGCAACTATGCTAAATTCTTAATTGAAATGGAAAGGCTAAATGAAGCACGAAATTTCATAGACATTGCTCTTAATATTAATAAAGATGAAAAAGAAAAAACGGTGAGTTTGGAACTTCACTTTTATTGCTATGCTGTATATTGGAAAGAATACTCTGAAGCAAAACAGAACGTCTTAAATCTATTACAAGAAGGCGTCCGTTCACCAGACTGGGATTTGGAAGGTGTAATAAAAATTTCAGCTAAGCTTGGCCACCCGGAACTAGAAGAAGTAAAAAGATTAGCTAAAATAATTTCCGAGAAAAATAAAGGAGTATAA
- a CDS encoding T9SS type A sorting domain-containing protein: MKKLITVFFILSIFALNISAQTPKWTTYDYNSSNSALTATYCLATDASGNIWIGTNQSVVKFNQGSTWTVYDYTTSGMVNDRVMDITVTNTNSLWVCTYGSGFLYYNGVSLWVQKNMSTTGNLMPTNWTYCLTLDNTSNIYVGIYCGNNSNAGLVKWDGANIWTPFNNFFNGYNYSNVEVIAKDIAGNIWCGTNIGVYKFNPTNSSWTAYTKENTSGGLGGNWVRVIAPDASGNIWFGTMDKVNDSWVGAGLTKYTPSTNLWSNYIANSQDASSKVVSAIAHRGNDVWVGTGFCGQYNGNGLYKFSGSSWTNYAYDNNTFPGNCVNDLVVDKNNNLWIAGANILTKVDFNPTDVKETESIPTSFKLNQNYPNPFNPETVISYQLPISGKVHLSVSDLLGREVAVLVDETQPAGNHQITFSTARTTLSSGVYFYKLQMENFVDVKKMMIIK; this comes from the coding sequence ATGAAAAAACTAATTACTGTTTTCTTTATTCTTTCCATATTCGCTTTAAATATTTCCGCACAAACTCCAAAGTGGACCACTTACGATTACAATAGTTCAAACTCAGCTTTAACCGCAACATACTGCTTAGCTACCGATGCATCCGGTAATATTTGGATTGGCACAAATCAATCGGTGGTTAAATTCAACCAGGGAAGTACGTGGACTGTCTATGACTATACAACTTCTGGAATGGTGAACGATAGAGTTATGGATATTACAGTAACAAATACAAATTCTTTATGGGTCTGTACTTATGGAAGCGGATTCTTGTATTACAATGGAGTTTCATTGTGGGTTCAGAAAAATATGAGTACAACCGGTAATTTAATGCCGACGAATTGGACATATTGTTTAACACTTGATAACACTAGTAATATTTATGTTGGAATTTATTGCGGCAATAACAGCAATGCGGGATTAGTCAAATGGGATGGAGCGAATATATGGACGCCGTTCAATAATTTTTTTAACGGATATAATTACAGCAACGTTGAAGTAATTGCAAAAGATATTGCAGGAAATATTTGGTGCGGTACTAATATAGGTGTGTACAAATTTAATCCAACAAATTCTTCATGGACAGCATACACTAAAGAAAATACAAGCGGCGGCTTGGGAGGAAATTGGGTAAGAGTAATCGCTCCCGATGCTTCCGGAAATATTTGGTTTGGTACCATGGATAAAGTAAATGATTCTTGGGTTGGCGCTGGTTTGACAAAGTATACCCCTTCAACAAATCTTTGGTCAAATTATATTGCTAATTCACAAGATGCTAGCAGTAAGGTCGTAAGTGCAATTGCTCACAGAGGTAACGACGTTTGGGTAGGAACCGGATTCTGCGGTCAATATAATGGAAACGGACTTTATAAATTTTCCGGTTCATCGTGGACAAACTATGCATATGACAACAACACTTTTCCCGGTAATTGCGTAAATGATCTGGTTGTAGATAAGAATAATAATCTTTGGATCGCAGGTGCAAATATTTTAACCAAAGTTGATTTCAATCCAACTGATGTTAAAGAAACAGAGAGCATTCCAACCTCATTTAAGCTAAATCAAAATTATCCCAATCCTTTTAATCCGGAGACAGTAATTAGTTATCAACTTCCTATTAGCGGCAAAGTTCATTTGAGCGTTTCCGATTTATTAGGAAGAGAAGTAGCTGTCCTTGTAGATGAAACTCAGCCTGCAGGAAATCATCAAATTACATTTTCGACTGCACGTACGACATTATCAAGCGGTGTTTATTTTTATAAATTACAGATGGAAAATTTTGTTGATGTTAAGAAGATGATGATTATAAAGTAG
- a CDS encoding DNA-3-methyladenine glycosylase I → MKQRCQWAGNDPLYKKYHDEEWGVPVHDDQKLFEMLILEGAQAGLSWITILRKRENYRKAFSKFDVKKIAKYDSKKVEQLLQNEGIVRNKLKIASTILNAKLFLELQKEFGSFDKYIWQFVNGKPIKNNWKSLKEIPPKTKESDAMSKDLKKRGFKFVGSTICYAFMQAVGMVNDHTVDCFRY, encoded by the coding sequence ATGAAACAACGATGCCAATGGGCGGGAAATGATCCTCTCTATAAAAAATATCACGATGAAGAGTGGGGCGTGCCGGTTCATGATGATCAAAAACTTTTTGAGATGTTAATACTTGAAGGTGCACAGGCAGGATTAAGCTGGATTACTATTCTTCGTAAAAGAGAAAACTACAGGAAAGCATTTTCAAAATTCGATGTAAAGAAAATTGCAAAATATGATTCAAAAAAAGTTGAACAGCTTTTACAAAATGAGGGAATTGTCCGCAACAAGTTGAAAATTGCATCAACAATTCTGAACGCGAAGCTTTTTCTTGAACTGCAAAAAGAATTCGGCTCATTTGACAAATATATCTGGCAATTTGTAAATGGCAAACCGATAAAAAATAATTGGAAGTCTCTTAAAGAAATCCCACCCAAGACGAAAGAATCTGATGCTATGAGTAAAGATCTCAAAAAGAGAGGATTCAAATTCGTCGGCTCAACAATCTGTTATGCTTTTATGCAGGCTGTGGGAATGGTAAACGATCATACGGTTGACTGTTTCAGATATTAA
- a CDS encoding NAD-dependent succinate-semialdehyde dehydrogenase, translating into MAIQAINPATGKIERTFREQSILEVYESIEKAHEAFLKWRETGFSTRSKLMKKAAQILRDRKEHYGKILTLEMGKPITQAIAEVEKCAWACDYYADNAERILDREIVQTDASESFICFDPIGVVLAVMPWNFPFWQVFRFAAPALMAGNVGILKHASNVPMSALAIEEIFTKAGFPQNTFKTILIGSSLVKNIIAHPKVKAATLTGSEPAGMEVAKACGAKLKKTVMELGGSDPFIVLEDANIDEAVKTAVSARIVNNGQSCIAAKRFIVVEKIYKEFEKKFVELMKKVKVGDPMNKETELGPIAREDLLNELDEQVKESAAKGAIVLCGGKRIQREGYFYEPTILSNVLPGSPAYDDEIFGPVASLIKAVNEEDAIRIANDSSFGLGASLWTENLEKAKVIAGKIESGSVFINGMVKSDPRLPFGGIKNSGYGRELSHYGIKEFVNIKTVWVK; encoded by the coding sequence ATGGCTATTCAAGCAATTAATCCGGCTACCGGAAAAATTGAAAGAACATTCCGGGAACAATCTATCCTGGAAGTTTATGAGTCGATTGAAAAAGCACACGAAGCATTTCTTAAATGGCGGGAAACAGGCTTTTCGACACGATCAAAATTAATGAAGAAAGCCGCGCAGATTCTAAGAGATCGGAAAGAGCATTACGGAAAAATTCTTACTCTCGAAATGGGAAAGCCAATAACTCAAGCAATTGCGGAAGTTGAAAAGTGTGCATGGGCTTGTGATTATTATGCAGATAATGCGGAAAGAATTCTAGACAGAGAGATTGTTCAGACAGATGCCTCAGAAAGCTTTATTTGCTTTGATCCAATTGGAGTGGTGCTTGCTGTTATGCCGTGGAATTTTCCGTTCTGGCAGGTGTTCCGGTTTGCAGCTCCTGCATTAATGGCAGGGAATGTTGGAATTTTAAAACATGCTTCTAATGTCCCGATGAGCGCGCTTGCAATTGAAGAGATCTTTACAAAAGCCGGATTTCCTCAAAATACTTTTAAAACAATTCTTATCGGCTCATCCTTAGTTAAGAATATTATTGCTCATCCGAAAGTTAAAGCTGCCACTTTAACCGGAAGCGAGCCTGCAGGAATGGAAGTAGCAAAAGCATGCGGTGCAAAATTAAAAAAAACGGTCATGGAATTAGGCGGCAGCGATCCCTTCATTGTTCTTGAAGATGCAAATATTGATGAAGCAGTAAAAACTGCCGTATCGGCTAGAATTGTAAATAACGGACAAAGCTGTATTGCCGCCAAAAGATTTATTGTTGTTGAAAAAATTTATAAAGAATTTGAAAAAAAATTCGTTGAGTTGATGAAAAAAGTAAAGGTCGGCGATCCGATGAATAAAGAAACCGAACTTGGTCCAATTGCACGTGAAGATTTGTTGAATGAACTCGATGAGCAGGTAAAAGAATCGGCAGCTAAAGGAGCAATTGTATTGTGCGGCGGAAAAAGAATCCAAAGAGAAGGATACTTCTACGAACCGACAATTCTTTCAAATGTTTTACCCGGTTCTCCTGCTTATGATGATGAAATATTTGGTCCTGTTGCTTCACTAATAAAAGCCGTAAATGAAGAAGATGCGATCCGCATTGCAAACGATTCGTCTTTTGGATTAGGTGCTTCGCTTTGGACTGAGAACTTGGAAAAAGCCAAAGTAATTGCCGGTAAAATTGAAAGCGGTTCGGTATTCATAAATGGAATGGTTAAGTCTGATCCGCGTCTTCCTTTCGGCGGTATAAAAAATTCCGGCTACGGAAGGGAACTATCGCATTATGGAATTAAAGAATTTGTAAATATTAAAACGGTTTGGGTAAAATAG